GCCATCAATTCTCGCAAATGAGTCCTCTTGATATCCTCGACATGGCCCTGCAAGACACCGCATTTCCACCACCGCGTCAAAAACACAGTCCCGACATATCGACAAACACCTTCAGGGCgctcaagaaagcaaaaagcTAGCCCACCTTCAAGTCGTTCCACGGCTGAGTTTCGCTGATCAGAGCCGGCGAGGCCATTCCGAACGCACTACCGAATCGCTGCACGCGAAACCGACACCGGAGGTTACAGGCGTAAACCGGTCGAGATCTAAATCACTCAAAAAAAACCATCCGCGGGCGTACCGGTGAAATCCGGCGGCTCAATCACAAAAcaacaaacccaaaaaaaaaaaaaaaaaaaaggaaaaaaaaagaagaagaaagaaagaggctGTACAGGCCACTATGCTATTCAGTAATCTTCCGCGAACTTAATGAAACATCATCGTTCGGCGGAACGAGACAGGAGATAAAAGCGACAATCGCATCGAACGAGGCGGCCGCGCGAGAACGGCAAATGCATCCGCGAAATGCAGGGGAGGCGGCCGCCCGAGTCGACGAGACGAACGgcacggcggcggcgaggagagGAGGAGAATCGCGAATACCTGGAacgatgaagatgaagatgaagatgaacgCCGACGATGACGACGATGGCGACGATGAAGGAGAATCGAATGCGAAAGCTGAGGACGACAGAGAAAACtccgagagcgagagagagaaatgggaagCTTCTCAAAAGCAGAGAAACCGCACAGGCGGTCGCCTCGTCACGTGGCACCGGCGTGCGGCCCCGCACGCGTGGGCATCTCTCGAACGTTAGATGCGGATCGCGAGCCTGGGGCGGTGGCCCGGTTGGGACTTTCGggcttttttgatttttctaacgACTCTCCGGGCGCACGCAGATTGCAAAGGAAATTTCCGTTGGCCAGAAATCGACAGAATTAGGACATCTTGTTCATTGATAATTAATCGGGCACATTTCATGCTGGTGCCATATTAGGGAAACCCCTAATTTTTGTCTGAACACTAATACCCTGAATTATTTTTCTCGTCCGGTCAGCATCTGGGGTATTAAAAATTTGTGATATTGGTGTCACAATACACATAGTATATAATATTTCGTggcagagaaaaaaattaagagaattGATGTCATGATGTTGTATGGTTTAATAGCTTTTGGTGGCCTTGATCCTACTCAAAATCATGTTTGACTTGTGTGGCGCTAGAATTGGATTCAATTCTTTATTTAGAGTTCAATGAATTTAACCATCAAATCAATCTAGTTGAGTTCAAACTTCATTATGCTCGACGCAAATAATCTGTGAACTTCTCCGATCGATTAGATTCAGAGTTGGACTCCTATAATCTTCACCCGTGACAGAAAAAACTTGTTATGCAATTGACATCATCGCGTTTCAGAAATTGTGACTGACGTTGTAGATTAGCTTCAGATAATCGAGATGAATTGTTCATCCGCAGATATTTTACTCTATGTCTACAATTGAAAGTTTGGGCCTCCGTTGTTTAGACCTTCTCCATTCTCATGGTACAGAGAACAGGACAGGAGAGATGTGGCCATGATATACAGAAAGATTTCAAAACAAGTATCTGCAACTTTTATCTCGTCGTTTGTATATCAACCCATTTCTCTCAATCTGCGGGAGATGAATGTGGACGAGTACAACTCCCGTGGAAtctggaaagagaaaagaggaaaagataaagaaagatGGAAAGGAAACCGAGCTTTATTCCTGTCTTTTCAGGGTATATCGCCAAAAGGAGTCGCCATCACCGGTCAGCTCATCTCGAACTTTTTGCAACTAGATGTATTAGTAATCCTGATTACTATGCTGTTGTTTTTGCGCCAGAGCTTTGTTAAAAAGGGTTCAGAGCAGTCAATCACTTTTCAGGACAAAAGAACTCCGTTACAATTCGAGTAAAAATGGTCTTAGCTAGTTAGTTTTCTTCACTTGCAGGATTCTTGTTCTCGCCCGGTCATCAGTCATCCTCACGTATTGACGGCTAGAACTTAAGATCTACCCTGTGGTAAGGGTGTTGCCAATTAAAGATGAATCGCAGTCTCTGCAGaagttttgttaaatttatcCGGCCACGAAATGGGAAATGGATGCATATTTACAATAAGGCGACCGATGCAGTGCTTATTCTGGCCAAATCATGGTAATAGATAAAACCTGCTTCATGCTTTCAGTCCCGCCAAATTACCAATTCTTGCTGCCGGAGTGACCTGTGCATCCACCGTCGTCAATATCTGAGGTATCGACATGCCTCCAGAGATGACAATTTCTGCATCACGCGGGAAGATTAGAACACAAGCAACCATTCTGGATATCGATAAATAAACATCGCTGGCTTTGAGTTTGAAGACCATACCGATCCCTTCCCGAACAGATAAGTTAGGCCGTATAATATCATTTGAACTGATTAGAAAGATATCCCCCAAGTAGAGGTGGTTAGATGGCACGTAAACGCAGGTCAATTCTTCTTCGCCCACATTTCTTTGGAGAATAACGGAAGATGTAATAAAACCAAATGCATATTCGCCCATACGTGGATGCCTTATTATAGCCACTTCTTTGAATGCATTGGTGCTTTGATCTGTGAGACGACACAAGGAAGCACATTTTAGAACTCAGGAGCTAAGTCGGCACAATGTATATCTGGCAATATACCTGGCGATATTGCTGCACTTATTTGCTTTGACGCCGAATAAATATAGCTCACGAGGGGCATTTTCTTAATGAACCATTCACCAAGGGTGAGGACAGAGGCTCCTAACCATGATGACATGAAAATTCCGACCAAGAAAATGAAACTGAGGGAGGTGACAAATCCAAGACCTGCAGATGACCAGATAGTCCCGGAAAGGAGGCGGTCAGTTGAGTTCGGGTTAGACAAAATATGGATGCTAAGCATAAGTTGACAGTATATTGCCTTGAGTCTTGCATTAGGAGGCCTACTAGTACGTGGACCACTTTTGGGTTTGTTACTTATAATGTTTCATAAGTTTCTGCTGAACAGAATGCCCTTGTTCAGGAAAGGGTAATTCAGGACATAGAAATGCAAGATCTGGTGGAAAGGAAAACATCAACCCAATGTGCTTCCAGACAGTCAGAGCCAGCAGATTTACATCTAGTGCAAAGTTTAATGAGTTCTCACACACAATTGAGGGATAAAAGAGGAATGGTATTTTGTATCAAACAGATGAAACACATCAGACCTATCTATAATGCTCATTGAGTGGACCTATTTGCCTTGCAACATGCAAGATGTTGCCTATGCGAAAAAGTTGCTAGAGAATGTGGATGCAAAAATGTCGAAAGTAGACTCCTCTCACCATTGTCAGGGTAACCATCTGTACTTGTCCAAATGCATGACATGTTACTGTACAGAAATATAAGAATCTGCCAGAAAGAGCACTACACAGCAGTTTTCAATTATGCCCTGCAAAGAGCATTACGAGGGGTCGAATGCAATTTAGAATGATAACCAGTTTCACATTCACGCTTGAGAATTGAACCATATTTGCTGCAGCCACTAACGAACTGCATTAGACCTTAAGAGCAATTGCTGTGACAAATACCCAAACAGTACTCACCAAAGATGTTAATCCCTAGATGGTTATAGATTGGAGAGAAGAACCCATCCACGAAATGAACAAAACCCCACGTGACGTAAAAAGTAATGGCCATCGGAAGAAGGATGACACTGCAAACATTGACCAACTTTGTCACTTCTGTAAAAGTTAGTCAGATAATTGTTCTAGAGACTCAAAAAATTGTATACAGCAACTATGAACCTTCAGCTGTAGCAGAAACTTAAAAAGGTACCTAGTAACTTGACAAAACGATTTGACAAATCTAATGGGATGAAGATGAGAATTTCCCGATGTATCATTGGGAGAAAATGAGGAAGATGGCATACCATCCTGTCATAAACTTTTTGGAGGCCCAGCTCCGGACAACTTTGGAAACAGCCTATGGAAAAGCAGAAACACGGTTATTATCCACTCATGGAGACTTAACCACATAAGACAGACGAATGCGATGATGTCTAATGGTTCATTCTAGTTTTAGTTTTCGTCTCATAGATATACTCATTAATTACAGTCACAGATATCCAACCTCTGCGCTGGAGAATTTCGGAAAACCTCAGATTATCTCAAACTTAACCAGATTTTCCAAGAAGCTGAACAGGAGTTATCAATTTTTGTTTGGCCAAGTTTCATGTATAGGCAATCAGCAGCGCCACAAGCATTTCCTTAGCAACACGACTTTAGCAGTAAATATCTAAGATAATCGAGAGAGTCTCGAGCCTTTCCTCTAATTATCCGCCTTCATTTTTCAGCCAACAATCTTTCTCTTGCTAACTACTTTGGCGAACACCTCAGCTGAAACTTCATATGACAAGGCCAGCTCTTATCAATTAATCTGTTTTCCTAATGTTCAACCTGCATAACGATAGTAATTACAAGCCTTCCTAATCCTGAGATCAAAATTGTGATCAGGGTTCATCCGAAGATCGCCAGCGCCCCGAAGGAGACATCAACTAAACCCGAATCAAGGAACCAATAAACCGCGCATTTTCTCTGTCAAACCAATCGACCGATGCAGCTCGAAACTAGAGCAGAACAGATCGAAGAAACCACCCATGAGCGAAGCGATCTAAACAGACAGAACAGAGCGATGATGGTGttggtgggtg
The window above is part of the Eucalyptus grandis isolate ANBG69807.140 chromosome 6, ASM1654582v1, whole genome shotgun sequence genome. Proteins encoded here:
- the LOC104448749 gene encoding protein LIKE COV 1, giving the protein MATRERDRDRELLIPVSALADDGGGSKSSSPSSTPPAATAPSHHHSGREAVSKVVRSWASKKFMTGCVILLPMAITFYVTWGFVHFVDGFFSPIYNHLGINIFGLGFVTSLSFIFLVGIFMSSWLGASVLTLGEWFIKKMPLVSYIYSASKQISAAISPDQSTNAFKEVAIIRHPRMGEYAFGFITSSVILQRNVGEEELTCVYVPSNHLYLGDIFLISSNDIIRPNLSVREGIEIVISGGMSIPQILTTVDAQVTPAARIGNLAGLKA